In Armigeres subalbatus isolate Guangzhou_Male unplaced genomic scaffold, GZ_Asu_2 Contig1230, whole genome shotgun sequence, the following are encoded in one genomic region:
- the LOC134202456 gene encoding uncharacterized protein LOC134202456 — protein sequence MRLSVRVDLSKEKDGFKIEAVPTTEAVKKAHHRVAHGNVESAVNEIRQRFSIQNLRAELKADQEVLHVVQGEEMPSEDTENGSIAESRVTPGLPPFTQTGVDFCGQVMVTVGRRSEKRYICLFTCMTTRAVHLEVAHSLTTQACLMAIRRFVCRRGKPLEFYSDNGTNFQAASKAINPLELQPPSAPHMGGAWERLVRSLKVALTVLNDGRAKTNEELLMAIAEAEDLTNFRPLTYVGLEPGKEEALTPNRFVRGVGTIGREHSVQPTSEARALRDRYKRSQCLADKLWARWVSEYLPSINHRAKWHTDVPPIASGDMVYIAYDAVRKSWIRGIVLDVYPRADGRIRQAMMQTVKGKFRRPVTKLAVLEVQDGNSGVAEAPPELQGGYVGTATTRHRETLSCAHRRMVHPFASNDVVEAK from the exons ATGCGTCTATCGGTTCGCGTCGATCTGTCGAAGGAAAAAGATGGATTCAAGATCGAAGCAGTTCCAACTACAGAAGCGGTGAAGAAGGCG CATCACCGTGTAGCACATGGAAACGTGGAGTCTGCCGTCAACGAAATCCGGCAAAGATTCAGCATTCAGAACCTGCGAGCAGAGTTAAAAGCGGATCAGGAAGTCTTGCATGTGGTGCAAGGTGAAGAAATGCCGAGCGAGGACACCGAGAATGGCTCCATTGCCGAGTCGCGCGTCACGCCGGGACTACCACCGTTCACCCAGACCGGCGTGGACTTCTGCGGCCAAGTAATGGTTACAGTCGGTCGAAGATCGGAGAAGCGGTACATCTGTTTGTTTACCTGCATGACTACGAGAGCTGTCCACCTTGAAGTCGCTCACAGCCTGACGACTCAAGCGTGCTTGATGGCCATTCGAAGGTTCGTGTGCCGCCGAGGAAAACCGTTGGAATTCTACTCCGACAACGGCACGAACTTTCAAGCTGCAAGCAAGGCGATT AACCCGCTGGAACTTCAACCCCCCAGCGCACCTCACATGGGTGGTGCCTGGGAGCGATTGGTCCGCTCTTTAAAGGTAGCACTGACCGTGCTGAACGACGGGAGGGCGAAAACCAACGAAGAGTTGCTGATGGCGATCGCGGAGGCCGAAGACCTTACCAATTTCCGGCCGTTGACATACGTCGGCCTGGAACCAGGAAAAGAAGAAGCGTTGACGCCAAATCGTTTCGTTCGAGGCGTCGGTACGATCGGTAGGGAACATTCTGTTCAACCGACGAGCGAAGCCAGAGCACTTCGAGACCGATACAAGCGGTCACAGTGTTTGGCGGACAAACTATGGGCTCGGTGGGTGTCCGAGTATTTGCCGTCGATAAATCATCGGGCTAAGTGGCATACTGACGTGCCACCAATAGCAAGCGGTGATATGGTGTACATCGCGTACGACGCAGTGCGGAAAAGCTGGATCCGCGGCATCGTGCTAGATGTCTACCCGAGGGCGGACGGCCGAATTCGACAAGCGATGATGCAGACGGTTAAGGGTAAGTTTAGGAGGCCGGTGACGAAGCTTGCGGTGCTGGAGGTCCAGGATGGTAACTCCGGCGTTGCAGAAGCCCCACCAGAGCTACAGGGAGGGTATGTTGGCACCGCTACCACCCGGCATCGAGAAACCCTGAGTTGTGCGCACCGGCGCATGGTGCATCCGTTCGCTTCAAACGATGTTGTCGAGGCGAAATGA